A single region of the Thioalkalivibrio nitratireducens DSM 14787 genome encodes:
- a CDS encoding ABC transporter ATP-binding protein has product MADRGDAIILVEGLTMGFGSMVIMQELNFSVRRGEIFVILGGSGSGKSTLLKHMIGLYQPLAGRILIAGADMGRADGGEREAILRQVGVMYQMGALFGSMNLLENVRLPLEVHTRLPLAAMNRIARAKLQLVGLAAYSDFMPSEISGGMQKRAAIARAMALDPEILFLDEPSAGLDPITSAELDVLIRRLASSQGMTLVVVTHELPSIFAIADRVIMLDAATRSIVAEGDPRALRDTSTHPWVRRFLRRAETEESSA; this is encoded by the coding sequence ATGGCGGACCGGGGCGATGCGATCATTCTGGTAGAGGGACTGACCATGGGTTTCGGTTCCATGGTGATCATGCAGGAACTCAATTTCAGCGTGCGCCGCGGCGAGATTTTCGTGATTCTCGGCGGTTCCGGCAGCGGCAAGAGCACCCTGCTCAAGCACATGATCGGTCTCTATCAACCGCTGGCGGGCCGGATTCTGATCGCCGGTGCCGACATGGGCCGCGCCGACGGGGGCGAGCGCGAAGCGATCCTGCGGCAGGTCGGCGTGATGTACCAGATGGGGGCGCTGTTCGGGTCGATGAACCTGCTGGAGAACGTGCGCCTGCCGCTGGAGGTGCATACCCGGCTGCCGCTGGCCGCGATGAACCGGATTGCCCGGGCCAAGCTCCAGCTGGTCGGCCTTGCCGCCTACAGCGATTTCATGCCGTCGGAGATCAGCGGCGGCATGCAGAAGCGGGCCGCGATCGCGCGCGCGATGGCACTGGACCCGGAGATCCTGTTCCTCGACGAACCCTCGGCCGGGCTGGATCCGATCACGTCGGCGGAGCTCGATGTCCTGATCCGCCGTTTGGCCTCGAGCCAGGGCATGACGCTGGTGGTGGTCACGCACGAACTCCCCAGCATTTTTGCGATCGCCGACCGGGTCATTATGCTGGATGCGGCGACGCGGTCGATCGTGGCAGAGGGTGATCCCCGGGCCTTGCGCGACACCAGCACGCATCCCTGGGTACGGCGGTTCCTGCGGCGGGCGGAAACGGAGGAGTCATCAGCATGA
- a CDS encoding MlaD family protein — protein sequence MSAVQHFRLGLFILGAIGTLIVILVVMGTGNLLRPTIEMETYIDGSVQGLDVGAPIKFRGVTIGEVTRLGFTSVAYEQQVSPVERKRYVLVEGRLRPDRFASTTRETLFSENVLEPFIESGLRVRMAAQGITGINYLELDFLDPATHPLLPIAWEPHGVYIPSAPSIALQFLEYAENVLRRIDLLDIEGMVDGTISALHALERTVADLDTRALTRHAEDLAGHLRATVEQSRQVLVAAERLLQDPDVAALPGETRSTLRSLREAVERADIGSLAAQIEAVVARLDRGLDSNEQKLEATLSDLQAVTTGLRSLTEDARRNPAGTIFGGPPPRSAIERSP from the coding sequence ATGAGTGCCGTACAGCATTTCCGGCTCGGCCTGTTCATACTCGGCGCCATCGGCACGCTGATCGTGATCCTGGTGGTGATGGGAACGGGAAACCTGCTGCGGCCCACGATCGAGATGGAGACCTATATCGACGGTTCGGTGCAGGGGCTGGATGTCGGTGCCCCGATCAAGTTTCGTGGCGTGACCATCGGCGAGGTCACGCGGCTGGGTTTTACCTCGGTGGCGTACGAGCAGCAGGTGTCGCCGGTGGAGCGCAAGCGCTACGTGCTGGTGGAAGGCAGGCTCCGGCCCGACCGGTTTGCGTCCACGACCCGGGAAACGCTGTTCAGCGAGAATGTGCTCGAACCCTTCATTGAATCCGGCTTGCGCGTGCGCATGGCCGCACAGGGCATTACCGGGATCAATTACCTCGAACTGGACTTCCTGGATCCTGCAACCCACCCGCTGCTGCCGATCGCCTGGGAGCCACACGGCGTCTATATTCCGTCTGCACCCAGCATCGCATTGCAGTTCCTGGAGTACGCGGAGAACGTTCTGCGCCGGATCGACCTGCTCGATATCGAGGGCATGGTGGACGGCACCATCTCCGCATTGCATGCCCTGGAACGGACGGTGGCGGACCTGGATACGCGGGCCCTGACCCGGCATGCGGAGGATCTGGCCGGCCACCTGCGGGCAACGGTGGAGCAGAGCCGCCAAGTCCTGGTTGCGGCGGAACGCCTGCTGCAGGATCCGGACGTCGCCGCGCTCCCGGGCGAGACCCGGAGCACGCTGCGTTCGCTGCGCGAGGCTGTGGAGCGGGCCGATATCGGCAGCCTGGCGGCCCAGATCGAGGCGGTCGTGGCGCGCCTGGACCGGGGGCTGGACTCCAACGAGCAGAAGCTGGAGGCGACCCTGAGCGACCTGCAGGCGGTTACCACGGGGCTGCGTTCGCTGACCGAGGACGCGCGGCGCAATCCGGCTGGAACGATCTTCGGTGGCCCCCCGCCCCGCAGTGCGATCGAAAGGAGTCCATGA
- the iscR gene encoding Fe-S cluster assembly transcriptional regulator IscR, which translates to MKLSTKGRYAVTAMMDLAIHDRIGPVTLADISHCQGISLSYLEQLFAKLRKAGLVEGVRGPGGGYRLAKRADEISIANIIMAVDESVDVTRCKGQKDCQQGERCLTHELWDDLSQQLYDFLDGITLAQFANRPEVQKVARRQDERRARHHFIFRHDAA; encoded by the coding sequence ATGAAGTTGTCAACCAAGGGCCGCTACGCGGTCACTGCCATGATGGACCTGGCCATCCACGATCGCATCGGGCCGGTCACGTTGGCCGATATCTCGCACTGCCAGGGCATCTCGCTGTCGTATCTGGAACAGCTGTTCGCCAAGCTGCGCAAGGCGGGGCTGGTCGAGGGCGTGCGAGGGCCGGGTGGCGGTTACCGGCTGGCCAAGCGCGCGGATGAGATCAGCATCGCCAATATCATTATGGCGGTCGACGAGTCCGTCGACGTCACGCGCTGCAAGGGGCAGAAGGACTGCCAGCAGGGCGAGCGCTGCCTGACCCATGAACTCTGGGATGACCTGAGCCAGCAGCTCTACGATTTCCTGGACGGGATCACGTTGGCACAATTCGCCAACCGTCCCGAGGTGCAGAAGGTGGCGCGCCGCCAGGACGAGCGCCGGGCGCGACACCACTTTATTTTCCGACACGACGCAGCCTGA
- the purF gene encoding amidophosphoribosyltransferase translates to MCGVVGVVGAAAVNQLLYDALLVLQHRGQDAAGIVTSDEQGRLHLRKDNGLVRDVFNADHMRTLLGNMGIGHVRYPTAGSSSSAEAQPFYVNSPFGITLGHNGNLINARELKQALFATDRRHINTDSDSEILLNVFAQELLRFLEDGLTADAVFNAIARVHGRAEGAYAVVGMIAGRGLVAFRDPFGIRPLVYGRRETAGGVEWMVASESAALESLGFELERDLGPGEGIFITPEGEVSTRVCSASTALTPCIFEHVYFARPDSVIDNIFVHRARMRMGTRLGQKIRRVWPDHDIDVIVPIPDTGRTVALEMAHELGIKYREGFIKNRYIGRTFIMPGQTTRRKSVRQKLNAISLEFRGKNVMLVDDSIVRGTTSREIVLMAREAGARKVYFASAAPPVRFPNVYGIDMPAADELIAHDRDEDAVCTAIAADRLIYQDLGDLVAAVQRGNRDIERFDCSVFTGEYVTGLAPGYLDYLASLRGEGTVSESVAGEVLDLANKK, encoded by the coding sequence ATGTGCGGCGTCGTAGGGGTCGTCGGCGCGGCGGCGGTCAATCAGCTGCTGTACGACGCGCTCCTGGTGCTGCAGCACCGCGGCCAGGACGCGGCGGGCATCGTGACTTCCGACGAACAGGGCCGTCTGCACCTGCGCAAGGACAACGGCCTGGTGCGCGATGTGTTCAATGCCGACCATATGCGAACCCTGCTCGGGAACATGGGCATCGGTCATGTCCGCTACCCGACCGCGGGCAGTTCGAGTTCGGCCGAAGCGCAGCCGTTCTACGTGAACTCGCCGTTCGGGATCACCCTGGGTCATAACGGCAATCTGATCAACGCGCGGGAACTGAAACAGGCGCTTTTCGCTACGGATCGCCGGCACATCAACACCGACTCGGATTCCGAGATCCTGCTGAACGTGTTTGCGCAGGAGTTGCTGCGTTTCCTCGAGGACGGTCTGACCGCCGACGCGGTGTTCAACGCCATCGCGCGCGTCCACGGGCGGGCAGAGGGTGCCTACGCGGTGGTGGGGATGATCGCCGGCCGCGGGCTGGTGGCGTTCCGGGATCCGTTCGGGATCCGTCCGCTGGTCTACGGCCGGCGCGAGACCGCGGGCGGGGTCGAGTGGATGGTGGCCTCGGAAAGTGCGGCCCTGGAGTCGCTGGGTTTCGAGCTCGAACGCGATCTCGGTCCCGGCGAGGGAATCTTCATCACCCCCGAGGGCGAGGTTTCGACCCGTGTCTGTTCGGCCAGCACGGCGCTGACGCCCTGCATTTTCGAGCACGTCTATTTCGCGCGGCCGGATTCGGTGATCGACAACATTTTCGTGCACCGCGCCCGGATGCGGATGGGTACACGGCTGGGACAGAAGATCCGCAGGGTATGGCCGGATCACGACATCGACGTGATCGTGCCGATCCCGGACACGGGTCGCACCGTGGCCCTGGAAATGGCGCACGAACTGGGGATCAAGTACCGCGAGGGGTTCATCAAGAACCGGTATATCGGGCGCACTTTCATCATGCCCGGACAGACGACGCGGCGGAAATCGGTGCGCCAGAAGCTGAACGCGATCAGCCTCGAATTCCGGGGCAAGAACGTGATGCTGGTCGACGACTCGATCGTGCGCGGGACCACCTCGCGCGAGATCGTGCTGATGGCCCGCGAGGCCGGTGCACGCAAGGTCTACTTCGCATCGGCCGCGCCACCGGTGCGGTTTCCCAATGTTTACGGCATCGACATGCCGGCCGCGGACGAACTCATCGCGCATGACCGGGACGAGGACGCGGTCTGTACCGCGATCGCCGCCGACCGGCTGATCTACCAGGATCTCGGCGATCTGGTCGCGGCGGTGCAGCGGGGGAATCGAGACATCGAGCGTTTCGATTGCTCGGTATTCACCGGCGAGTACGTGACCGGCCTCGCGCCCGGTTATCTCGATTACCTGGCGTCCCTGCGCGGCGAGGGGACGGTATCCGAATCGGTGGCTGGTGAGGTCCTGGACCTGGCCAACAAGAAATGA
- a CDS encoding DUF58 domain-containing protein, protein MRARRLIGRARAPGHLREDFVRWVTRRHRADGRCAAITRDRVYILPTRHGYMLLAVLLVMLLGAINYSNNMAFLLTFLIAGVGHNAMWYTHRNLLGLRVSVLPVMPVFAGQVPELELRIEETSGRSREALQLAVAEHRGLPAHLGALGTTDVAVALERRPRGLYRLPRQQLSTRFPLGLLKAWSWLSLDAEILVYPQPVQPTTVLPASNGAMGPHEGTLRVPDAPPEDIREYRPGDAPGRIVWKAVARTGRLFVRDSGSTDARPIWLDWTMIPDSEPEYRLSALCHLVLEAHAADESFGLRLPGTAPLGPGTGPEHLQRCLRALAVFGHPGGITA, encoded by the coding sequence ATGCGTGCCCGTCGACTGATCGGGCGCGCGCGGGCACCCGGCCATCTGCGCGAGGATTTCGTCCGCTGGGTGACCCGGCGCCATCGCGCCGACGGCCGTTGCGCGGCGATCACCCGGGATCGCGTGTACATTCTGCCCACCCGGCATGGCTACATGCTGCTGGCGGTCCTGCTGGTGATGCTGCTGGGAGCCATCAACTATTCCAACAACATGGCCTTCCTGCTGACCTTCCTGATCGCGGGCGTCGGGCACAACGCGATGTGGTACACGCACCGTAACTTGCTCGGCCTGCGCGTAAGCGTGCTGCCCGTCATGCCGGTATTCGCCGGCCAGGTGCCCGAACTGGAGCTGCGCATCGAGGAAACCTCCGGCCGTTCCCGCGAGGCCCTGCAACTGGCGGTCGCGGAACACCGCGGCCTGCCCGCGCATCTTGGCGCCCTGGGCACCACGGACGTCGCCGTGGCACTCGAACGACGTCCCCGGGGCCTTTATCGCCTCCCGCGGCAACAGCTGTCGACGCGATTTCCACTGGGGCTGCTGAAAGCCTGGAGCTGGCTCAGCCTGGATGCCGAGATCCTGGTCTATCCGCAACCCGTGCAGCCGACGACCGTGTTGCCAGCATCCAACGGGGCCATGGGGCCGCACGAAGGGACATTGCGCGTTCCGGATGCGCCACCCGAGGACATCCGCGAATACCGGCCCGGAGACGCCCCCGGCCGCATCGTCTGGAAGGCCGTCGCCCGCACCGGCCGTCTGTTCGTGCGCGACTCGGGCAGCACCGATGCCCGGCCGATCTGGCTCGACTGGACGATGATCCCCGATTCCGAACCTGAGTACCGGCTGTCGGCGCTGTGCCACCTGGTGCTGGAAGCCCATGCAGCCGACGAATCCTTCGGGCTCCGCCTGCCCGGAACGGCGCCGCTGGGTCCGGGCACCGGGCCGGAACACCTGCAGCGCTGCCTGCGCGCGCTGGCGGTGTTCGGCCACCCGGGCGGAATCACCGCGTGA
- the tadA gene encoding tRNA adenosine(34) deaminase TadA: protein MSETGTCPADAGTDRDWMALALQEAEAGARAGEVPVGAVLVQDGVCLARTHNAPIARHDPTAHAEIRVIRQAARILGNYRLPGTTLYVTLEPCPMCVGAMIHARIARLVFGAPDPRTGAAGSALDLVSHPSHNHRIAVTGGVLAEQAGEQLRAFFRERRRT, encoded by the coding sequence ATGTCCGAAACCGGTACTTGCCCGGCAGACGCCGGCACGGATCGTGACTGGATGGCGCTGGCGCTGCAGGAAGCAGAGGCCGGTGCGCGCGCCGGCGAGGTGCCGGTGGGCGCGGTATTGGTGCAGGACGGCGTATGCCTGGCGCGGACCCACAATGCCCCGATCGCTCGACACGACCCCACCGCGCATGCCGAGATCCGCGTGATCCGCCAGGCGGCGCGGATCCTGGGCAATTACCGGCTGCCGGGAACGACGCTGTACGTAACCCTGGAACCCTGCCCGATGTGTGTCGGGGCGATGATCCATGCGCGCATCGCGCGCCTGGTGTTCGGCGCTCCGGATCCGCGGACCGGGGCCGCGGGCAGTGCGTTGGATCTGGTCTCGCACCCGTCGCACAACCACCGTATCGCGGTCACCGGGGGTGTGCTGGCCGAGCAGGCCGGGGAACAGCTTCGGGCATTCTTCCGGGAACGCCGGCGCACTTGA
- a CDS encoding AAA family ATPase, translated as MNRPAPELDRHALQRVEDSLNRALLGKPEAVRLALVCLLANGHLLIEDRPGVGKTTLAHALAQVLGLDYHRIQFTSDLLPGDVVGVSVFDQAHSRFDFHPGPIFAQVLLADEVNRAPPKTQSALLEAMQERQVSVDGRTHLLPKPFFVIATQNPAEQIGTHPLPESQLDRFLMSIELGYPEASAERALLEGSATTGPLAPVTAEIGPAELLDWQRTVSAVTARPALLDYLQALLRASRDPAQFRTGLSPRAGLGLLQAARAHALIDGRAFVTPDDLRAVLPPVAIHRIASREAEPGAATVSRLLECVPVD; from the coding sequence ATGAACCGACCCGCGCCGGAACTGGATCGGCACGCTCTGCAACGCGTCGAAGACTCGCTGAACCGCGCACTGCTCGGCAAGCCGGAGGCGGTGCGCCTCGCCCTGGTCTGCCTGCTGGCCAACGGTCATCTGCTGATCGAGGACCGGCCCGGAGTCGGCAAGACGACGCTGGCCCACGCGCTGGCCCAGGTTCTGGGGCTGGACTACCACCGGATCCAGTTTACCAGCGATCTGCTGCCCGGTGACGTCGTCGGGGTCTCGGTCTTCGACCAGGCCCATTCCCGCTTCGACTTCCATCCGGGTCCGATTTTCGCGCAGGTGCTGCTGGCAGACGAGGTCAACCGCGCGCCACCGAAGACACAGAGCGCGCTGCTCGAAGCGATGCAGGAGCGGCAGGTCAGCGTGGACGGACGTACCCACCTCTTGCCGAAACCCTTCTTCGTGATCGCGACGCAAAATCCGGCCGAGCAGATCGGCACCCATCCGCTGCCCGAGTCCCAACTGGACCGTTTCCTGATGAGCATCGAACTCGGCTACCCGGAGGCCAGCGCCGAGCGGGCGCTGCTCGAGGGTTCGGCCACCACCGGCCCACTGGCGCCGGTCACCGCAGAAATCGGTCCGGCAGAACTGCTGGACTGGCAGCGCACCGTATCCGCGGTCACCGCACGTCCCGCGCTGCTCGATTACCTGCAGGCACTGCTCCGCGCAAGCCGCGATCCGGCACAGTTCCGTACCGGGCTTTCGCCCCGGGCCGGCCTCGGCTTGCTGCAGGCCGCTCGCGCCCATGCCCTGATCGACGGCCGCGCATTCGTCACGCCCGACGATCTGCGTGCGGTGCTGCCGCCGGTAGCGATCCACCGCATCGCCTCCCGCGAGGCCGAACCGGGCGCGGCCACCGTGTCCCGGCTGCTGGAATGCGTGCCCGTCGACTGA
- a CDS encoding transglutaminase TgpA family protein: MKHPFTRPAGSRTELLGLWATLAAVPVAALPHAWEQPGWVTAFVLGAWLWRAAIHAGNARIPAPWVMALLVLAGGALTLAEFGTLFGQQAGTALLLVMVALKLLEIRSRRDLVVTLFLAYFVVVTTYFFNQSIQIGAYSLVSAWLITAALIQVHGERRLAVTRLARTSGAMILHALPFMLIMFLLFPRVPGPIWGQPEPDRSAGQTGLSDRLEPGDIAQLLENEATALRVRFDGPVPPQSQQYWRALVMTAYDGRRWYADRNRPEIRPDDPEPADIGYTATLEPTRARYLPVLEYPVGLPGHAQLQDNLQVTTRNRVDSRLQYTASARLDDPPGWPLGADERARALALPAGAAPRARVQAGLWRATHGDDDAAIVQEALDLFAGDPYRYTLRPPPLQGDRTDAFLFETRAGYCEHYASALAVLMRAAGIPARVITGYQGGRWMDTGHYLRLRQADAHAWTEVWLEQRGWIRVDPTAAIAPERIETGLGGLFGDDADAPAFLRRSGLSWTAHWRLRLSDWHELLTFRWESLVLAFDPERQQELLARFGLDATDWRSVLLALATAFGGLAVVAGVVTWLRRPRGTRDMAQRALDRLSRRLDRQGLPRRPADETAQHYLDRVRREHPELAEPLSRFSEAYLHLRYAPLQLRERERYQAQLQQALREARPGGKHRSH; encoded by the coding sequence GTGAAACACCCGTTCACTCGACCGGCCGGATCGCGCACGGAACTGCTCGGTCTCTGGGCCACGCTCGCGGCGGTTCCGGTCGCCGCCCTTCCGCACGCCTGGGAACAGCCGGGCTGGGTCACGGCCTTCGTGCTCGGCGCGTGGCTCTGGCGGGCGGCGATCCATGCCGGAAACGCCCGTATCCCCGCCCCGTGGGTGATGGCCCTGCTGGTATTGGCCGGCGGTGCATTGACCCTGGCCGAATTCGGCACCCTGTTCGGACAGCAGGCAGGCACCGCGCTGCTGCTGGTGATGGTCGCGCTGAAACTGCTGGAGATCCGGTCCCGGCGGGATCTCGTGGTGACCCTGTTCCTGGCCTATTTCGTCGTGGTCACCACGTACTTCTTCAACCAGTCGATCCAGATCGGGGCCTACTCGCTGGTCTCGGCATGGCTGATCACCGCGGCGCTGATCCAGGTGCACGGCGAACGCAGGCTCGCGGTCACCCGGCTGGCCCGCACGTCCGGGGCGATGATCCTCCATGCGCTGCCGTTCATGCTGATCATGTTCCTGCTGTTTCCCCGCGTCCCGGGCCCGATCTGGGGCCAGCCCGAGCCGGACCGAAGCGCCGGGCAGACCGGTCTGTCCGATCGCCTCGAGCCCGGCGACATCGCACAGTTGCTGGAGAACGAGGCAACCGCACTGCGCGTGCGTTTCGACGGTCCGGTGCCACCCCAGAGCCAGCAATACTGGCGTGCGCTGGTGATGACCGCCTACGACGGACGCCGCTGGTACGCCGACCGGAACCGCCCGGAGATCCGCCCCGACGACCCGGAGCCGGCGGACATCGGGTACACCGCGACGTTGGAGCCGACCCGGGCGCGCTACCTGCCGGTACTGGAATACCCGGTTGGCCTACCGGGACACGCGCAGCTGCAGGACAACCTGCAGGTCACGACGAGGAACCGGGTCGACAGCCGCCTGCAGTACACGGCGTCGGCCCGCCTCGACGACCCGCCGGGGTGGCCCCTGGGGGCTGACGAACGTGCGCGGGCACTCGCCCTCCCGGCCGGAGCCGCGCCCCGGGCCCGTGTTCAGGCCGGACTCTGGCGCGCCACTCACGGTGACGACGACGCAGCGATCGTGCAGGAGGCGCTCGACCTCTTTGCAGGAGACCCCTACCGGTATACCTTACGTCCGCCCCCGCTGCAGGGTGACCGAACCGATGCCTTCCTGTTCGAGACCCGCGCCGGATACTGTGAACATTACGCGTCCGCACTGGCGGTACTGATGCGGGCGGCGGGAATTCCGGCGCGGGTGATCACCGGTTACCAGGGCGGGCGATGGATGGACACAGGCCACTACCTTCGGCTGCGCCAGGCGGACGCCCATGCCTGGACCGAGGTCTGGCTGGAGCAGCGTGGCTGGATCCGGGTAGATCCCACCGCAGCGATCGCGCCCGAGCGGATCGAGACCGGGCTCGGCGGGCTGTTCGGTGACGACGCCGACGCCCCGGCGTTTCTGCGCCGCTCCGGGCTGTCGTGGACCGCACACTGGCGGCTGCGCCTCAGCGACTGGCACGAGCTGCTCACGTTCCGCTGGGAAAGCCTGGTGTTGGCATTCGATCCCGAACGGCAGCAGGAACTGCTCGCGCGCTTCGGGCTCGACGCCACCGACTGGCGCAGCGTGCTGCTGGCGTTAGCGACCGCCTTCGGCGGGCTGGCGGTCGTGGCCGGCGTGGTCACCTGGCTGCGGCGGCCCCGCGGGACACGGGACATGGCGCAGCGTGCGCTGGATCGACTCTCCAGGCGGTTGGACCGCCAGGGTCTGCCGCGCCGCCCGGCAGACGAAACCGCCCAGCACTACCTGGACCGCGTGCGCCGTGAACACCCCGAGCTCGCCGAGCCCCTGTCACGCTTCTCCGAAGCGTATCTTCACCTGCGCTATGCGCCGCTCCAGCTTCGCGAGCGCGAACGGTACCAGGCGCAGCTGCAGCAGGCGCTGCGTGAAGCACGGCCGGGGGGCAAACACCGATCCCACTAG
- a CDS encoding PqiC family protein, translating into MTGRWFRLPAILWLTLAAAGCTLLPEQPAVDRAWFLLEVPDPAPVERAPVLVELGSVRIAPAVAGKGLVYRLGPYRYESDFYNEWFLSPREHFEQILRERWTQAGAPVTLVTDARADPRALQVDVLVTALHGDLEGSGTGTARAGLRVFVQGRTDSKLWDLEQPVVLATRSPEALVAALSSAMGALLGDLERQLAQQVGN; encoded by the coding sequence ATGACCGGACGCTGGTTTCGCCTTCCCGCGATCCTGTGGCTGACCCTTGCGGCGGCGGGGTGCACCCTGCTGCCCGAGCAGCCGGCCGTCGACCGCGCGTGGTTCCTGCTGGAGGTTCCCGACCCCGCACCGGTCGAACGCGCGCCGGTGCTAGTCGAACTGGGATCGGTGCGCATTGCGCCGGCAGTGGCCGGCAAGGGGCTGGTCTACCGCCTCGGACCGTACCGGTACGAGTCGGACTTTTACAACGAATGGTTTCTGAGTCCGCGCGAGCATTTCGAGCAGATCCTGCGGGAACGCTGGACCCAGGCCGGCGCTCCGGTAACCCTGGTCACCGATGCCCGCGCGGATCCGCGGGCCCTGCAGGTCGACGTGCTGGTCACTGCGCTGCACGGAGATCTGGAAGGCAGTGGTACAGGAACGGCCCGCGCGGGCCTGCGCGTATTCGTGCAGGGCCGTACCGACAGCAAGCTCTGGGATCTGGAGCAGCCGGTGGTTCTGGCGACACGGTCACCGGAGGCCTTGGTGGCGGCGCTGTCGTCGGCGATGGGCGCGCTGCTGGGAGACCTCGAGCGCCAACTGGCGCAGCAGGTCGGCAACTGA
- a CDS encoding ABC transporter permease, protein MPRPEPDPNPNLRYRVEPGPPARIAFAGRMDAYSVGPLWESVLRETAGLAARGGLLVDLSEVRYCDGAGAALLFSVENLGAEHGVDVRMEGLDGAIEGHLRPYREAAATRSARSVVERPWTQRLRGYVAAVGHEIHEQVAFIGEYSRALTLAALKPNRVRWGDTLKVAEAAGFQALPIVSLIAFLLGVILAFQSAIAMSQFGAQIFVADLVAISLLRELGPLMMAILLAGRSGAAFAAEIGTMKVNEEINALRTMGLDPVRFLVVPRILAGVFVAPLLTLYANLIGLIGAALVMRGFGIPWVAFFNQVSGAVTLTDLASGLFKAAVFGLLVASVGCLRGLQTGNGAAAVGRSTTSAVVSAIILIVVADGLFAVLFYHFGI, encoded by the coding sequence ATGCCCAGGCCCGAACCCGATCCGAACCCGAATCTGCGTTACCGCGTCGAGCCGGGCCCGCCTGCCCGGATCGCCTTCGCCGGGCGGATGGATGCTTACAGCGTCGGCCCGCTCTGGGAGAGCGTGCTGCGCGAGACGGCCGGTCTTGCTGCCCGGGGCGGCCTCTTGGTCGACCTGTCGGAAGTACGCTATTGCGATGGTGCCGGGGCCGCGTTGCTGTTCAGCGTGGAGAACCTGGGGGCGGAGCATGGTGTGGACGTCAGGATGGAAGGCCTCGACGGCGCGATCGAGGGGCACCTTCGCCCCTACCGCGAAGCTGCGGCGACACGTTCGGCCCGTAGCGTGGTTGAGCGTCCCTGGACCCAGCGCCTGCGCGGGTACGTGGCCGCGGTGGGGCACGAGATCCACGAGCAGGTCGCGTTCATCGGCGAGTACAGCCGGGCGCTTACGCTCGCGGCCCTGAAGCCGAACCGGGTCCGTTGGGGCGATACGCTGAAGGTGGCCGAGGCTGCGGGCTTTCAGGCGCTTCCGATCGTTTCCCTGATCGCGTTCCTGCTCGGCGTGATCCTCGCGTTCCAATCCGCGATCGCGATGAGCCAGTTCGGCGCGCAGATCTTCGTGGCCGATCTCGTCGCGATCTCGCTGCTGCGCGAACTCGGACCGCTGATGATGGCGATCCTGCTCGCCGGGCGCTCGGGGGCCGCGTTTGCCGCCGAGATCGGGACCATGAAAGTAAACGAGGAGATCAATGCGCTGAGGACCATGGGGCTGGACCCGGTGCGTTTCCTGGTCGTGCCGCGGATCCTCGCCGGGGTCTTCGTCGCGCCGCTGCTCACGCTCTATGCCAACCTGATCGGGCTGATCGGCGCGGCGCTGGTGATGCGCGGCTTCGGGATCCCCTGGGTGGCATTCTTCAATCAGGTCAGCGGTGCCGTGACCCTGACCGACCTGGCCTCCGGCCTGTTCAAGGCCGCGGTCTTTGGGCTGCTGGTCGCCAGTGTCGGCTGCCTGCGCGGCCTGCAGACGGGCAACGGCGCCGCAGCGGTCGGACGGTCGACGACCAGCGCGGTGGTCAGCGCGATCATCCTGATCGTGGTCGCCGACGGGCTGTTCGCGGTGCTGTTCTACCATTTCGGGATCTGA
- a CDS encoding L,D-transpeptidase → MAPVVAAAEPSTPSTGWLEQVVSAALGREPQGWSRPVLVVRVDEQRLYVWEDGRVVETFPVSTAARGTGNRDGSLQTPLGLHRVARRIGDGVPCGTIFRGRVPTGTVARILQDPGASSALDAITSRILWLEGLEPGLNRGGEVDSFSRYIYLHGTDEEGRIGTPASHGCIRLRNQDMITLFARVPLNSLVSIVEISR, encoded by the coding sequence ATGGCTCCGGTCGTGGCGGCTGCTGAACCGAGCACCCCGAGCACCGGCTGGCTCGAGCAGGTGGTCAGCGCTGCGCTGGGCCGAGAGCCGCAGGGCTGGAGCCGGCCGGTGCTCGTCGTGCGTGTCGACGAACAGCGCCTCTATGTCTGGGAGGACGGGCGGGTGGTCGAGACGTTCCCGGTCTCGACCGCGGCGCGCGGGACCGGAAACCGGGATGGGAGCCTGCAGACCCCGCTCGGGCTGCACCGGGTGGCACGCAGGATCGGAGACGGCGTGCCCTGCGGCACGATCTTCCGCGGCCGCGTGCCGACCGGCACCGTCGCCCGGATCCTGCAGGATCCGGGCGCATCAAGTGCACTTGATGCGATCACTTCGCGAATCCTCTGGCTCGAAGGGTTGGAACCCGGCCTGAACCGCGGCGGGGAGGTTGACAGTTTCTCGCGCTATATCTACCTGCACGGAACCGACGAGGAAGGGCGGATCGGGACGCCTGCATCGCACGGATGCATCCGCCTGCGCAACCAGGACATGATCACGCTGTTTGCCCGCGTACCCTTGAACTCGCTGGTCTCGATCGTCGAGATCTCCCGCTGA